In the Triticum aestivum cultivar Chinese Spring chromosome 2B, IWGSC CS RefSeq v2.1, whole genome shotgun sequence genome, gcaGAGCGGAGATTGGGTTTGGAGGGGGAGGTACGTCTACGCCACACTTTTTTTTGTTGAGGTGATCACACATTTTCTTCTTGGTAGCCGGTGGTGTCGTTTGGTCGGACCATGGCCCAATGATTTTCTTCCCTTTATCCAAAGCAGTTGGGCCTGGTGAACCAAACTCAgttttctttcaatttttttcagATATCAGTCATCGTAGATACAGACATACAGTGTGCAAGATTGCACATCCATGGCGCTGATAACAGCTTCTACAGGCATAATATGTGCTTGCAAACTCTTTATTCTTATTAGGCATAACGCAGTTCCTGTACAACCCAGTGAGCAGCCACTATCAGACTTTCACCATCTCCGTCCTGAGGGAGCAGGGTCCCTCGCGCGTCGCGCCCTGTTCCGGGCTCAGGGTCCCCAAGTTCCAGTTGAGGTCGGTCCCCGACGAAGCTGGTTCCCAGACTGAATTCTTGCCCACTTATCGGTTGCCGTTGCTGGCATTTGCCTAAGATGACAGCCTTCTATCAACGGATCAACAACCTGTTCGCACATCGCAAATACACTGAGCACCACAACAGACACTGAGTACCGATGATCAAGTCTCTTCATCAGAGCAAAGTTTCTTTCACGTTACTGTTTCATGGTCGTGTTTGATGTTGCAGAAACTGGATCATCTCCGGCCTCCTTCTGCACCTGCACCGCATGTTCATAGGGCGTTAGGAACCTGTACTTGGGAGGAAACGCTTGAGTGAGATGTGAGAAGAAGAACATCAGCTAATCAAAACCAACTCTTATATATGTGTGTGCAGTCAGTCTCTTTCGGTTGCAACTTCCTTTCTGGGTGGCTGTTGTTGCTGCAGCAGAGCATCTCTTTGGGTTGCAACTTCGTTTTTCCACTCTATCATAGAGCTCAGAGTCATGCTTTTGGGCAAGAAATGAGAGACATAGCCCACATTATGCTCCTAACCAAACTAACCCCCTTACGCAAATTTTAGTTAGCCTACACGGGAATAGGAAAAGGCAGATTATGACAAGGGCCATTGGAATCTATTGAAATTTTAAACACGGGAATATGGAATCGAAGTTATTTGGCTGCACCATAGGTGTGTGCCATAGTAGCCAAAGAAAAAGAATTCTGAAGATTCTACTCCCATAAAATTTCTGTGAAATTACTTTGAATCAAAGATCAAGAATTAGGTGTGTGCCATAGTAGCCAAAGAAAACATTTCCATGAGACAGGAGCCAATAGAAGCTCGGTAATAGAATGCGGTCCATGAAAATTTTCTGTGTGTCACAATCCTGcagtaaaaaaattaaaacaatGTTCAAGATCTCACACACTAGAGAGATTGAGCGTCTCAGGGAAAACAGTTTTTGGTATGAGATTCAGTTAGTCCTTTCGTTGTAAAACTAACCGAAAAGAATGTCATTTTCTAGTGGAAGACCAAACAAGAATGCATTGTACTACTACGACCTGGATGCTGGTGCTTGATGGAAAGAGACAACAACAATTTACacatttcttttgttgagcatttagAGCGAGATCTGCATTAAAGCAAAAATAATTTCAATTGCAGATTGCCTGTGATGGACACAATCGCCTCTCCGTTTCACCTATTTACTCTGTTTCCTATATCCGACAGAAGTTTACAGGGACGAATACAACTCCAGAGTTTCACAAGTTTCCATCCACCTCTGTTTTCTTGCTCTGAACAAAAAGGTCAGTGGAGTTTCAGACAGGCAGAGATGTCGCGGCATTAAGCAGCAGGGCCAAGTATCAACCGCTCATCTCTGGTTCGAATCACATAACTTAAAACCTTGCACCAGTAAGTAAATCAAAATGCAAGTGTTTCTTCCATTGGtactgtttattattattattatgttggCGCAAAAGAAATACTGAAGATGACTTAAACAGGAAGAAATAAAACATCTAGTGATCTCGCGGCACGTACATCATTCATGATGATGACGCCGGAAGAGCGACGATGGGGCTCCGCACGACATGCCTCTCCGATACCCAGCTCAAGCTTCCCTCCTCGTACAATTCTTCCTTGCCCAAGTCGCCGCTCACAGACACGCTGAAGGTCTTCTTCTCTCCAATTTTGGAGAATGACAGCGTCTCCGGGGAGACACGCACCGTCAGAGACCTCGGCACGGCCACCTTGGCCTTGAATGTTGAATCCGCTGGCCCAACGTTTGTCACAGTCCGGTTCACTGTCAACAGAGTCGATGAAACCAACACGGTTATCGTCGGGTAGTTAAGCTGCGCGTGTTGGACCTTGGGCAGCATCCCGCAGGTCAAGCTTGAGTTGCGCACGATGGTTGCTAGGCCACTGTCACCGAGAAACCAGCAGATGTAGCCGGCATACTCAGTGACGCTGCGGTCATACACCAAGCCAGGGTCGGCGGCTCTCACCGGGTTCACATGGCCGGCACCTATGTCGAACACCCCGGCCTTTCGATGTTGCTCGTCCAAGATTGAGCCGCCAGTGCTATTAACGATGTCCGACGTCGTTAGGATAGCAGACTTGATGGCGGCTGGCGACCAGTCGGGATGGATGCTTTTAATAAGCGCCGCAACACCACTGACGTGGGGCGTCGCCATGGATGTGCCTGATATGATGTTGAAAGGGCCCTGTCCGGAGGCCGTGCTTGGCGGCCATGCAGCAAGGATGTTGAGCCCCGGTGCCAATATGTCCGGCTTTAGGATGTTGAGGTTGGTGAAGCTTGGACCCTGGGAAGAGAAAAAAGGCACGACAGGGGCCGGGCGGACACCAAACAATGTGTTGTTGTACGTGAGAGAGGCCACAGAGCTGCTCTTCGACGACGCAGCGTAAGCTTTGAGGATGCCACCGTCAGACGCGGTCACCTGTACAACACTGGAGTTGTAATCCCGAACAATGGTGGTGTAGCCACTGATTTCGTCGTTGAACAACACCACACCGGACGCACCAGCACCCACTATTCTGCGGACGTTGGACTGTTGAGTCTCCGACTTCGTGTTCTCGCAGACCAGGATCTTACCGGTGATGCCACTATCATCACTGTAATTGCAATACCGCCGTTCCTCGGAGTAGATGAGAGGGTACGACTTTGAGCTCGGACTCGCTTTTTGGGTAAGCGCTTCTCCATCGATGGTCTTGCCATTGCCAAGATTCACACCGGCACCGAAGCTCCGGTCTACGGAGCCGGCGGCGACTGTGAGCAACCATGGGGCGACGTTGGTGACCGAGAACAGATCTGGACCATCATTACCTGCGGCACACACCATGAGGATGCCCTTGGACATAGCACTAAACGCGCCGATAGCGATGGGGTCTTGATCATAGATGGGACTCATGGTGCCACCAAGGGAGAACGAGAGCACGTCCACCCCATCCTTGATGGCCTCTTCTAGGCCGGCCAGTACGGCGGATTCCTCGCAGCCTCTACTATCGCATACCTTGTACATGGCGATGTGTGCGCTAGGAGCAATTCCGGCTGCGGTGCCCTTTCCCACACCCACACCATGGTATGACGCGCCGGTGACGAAGTTCCCGGCTGCCGTGGATGAGGTGTGTGTTCCGTGTCCCTCTCCGTCGCCAGAGTCAACACCCTTGATGAATGACTTGGCACCGATGAGCTTGTTATTGCACCGGGCCGCCTTGCATGAGCCCTTCCACCTTGCTGGGGGTGGTGGAACTCCATGGTCATTGAAAGAAGGGTGTGTCGCATAGATGCCGGTGTCGAGCAGTCCAATGACGACTCCCTTCCCGTAGCCAGCCTGGCTCCAGAACCCGGTGTCGTTCCTTAGTCCAAGGAACTCTGGCGTGTGGGTGGTCATTAGCTGCAGGGTCCGGTCGGGGAATGCACGCACAAACCCTGGCTTCTTGGCCACCGTATCGAGCTCGGCGTCGGTGAGCCTCACGGCGAAGCCACTGAACACCTCGGTGTAGGAATGGAGAAGGCGCGACTCGTTGGACTCACCCGCCaacaaactcggcaagaaagaCTTGTGCCACTGGCGATGGGCGTCTTCGCCGGCATTTGAGCGTGGTGGCTCGACGAGCACGATGTAAGCACGATAAGCAGAGGGTTTTGTGGCATTTTGGTGTACGCTTGTGGCAGCTGGATTGATATAGCATAGTGCGAGCGTGGGAAAGAGGATGGCGAGCAAGAGAAAAGGTACTGAGAGATTTGTGAACGACCCCATTCCTCGAGGCTCAAACCACACAACTACACGATGAAGACGATGGCAATGCCAGAATAGGATCAATCACCAGGCAATCTTTATACAACACAAACAATTAATGTGTTGTGTGTTACTTTTGGCGTATATTAATCAGTTGACAAATCCAGCGCATATGGTAACACAATAATGAGTTTAACTTCTGTTAAATCTGGAAGATATGATAAGATTATGTGGGATGGCAGGAATGAATGTGGGTAATGTATCTACCCGGGTTTATGGTGCGGGGTGTAGGGAAAAAGATACATGGTATTTTTCGATTTTCTGGATGGTCTTTAACACATATATTAAATATCTGTAAAATTGGAGAATAATTAATTTTTCAAAATTAACAGCTTCTGGTTCTGTATCCCCACCTATGATGTGTTATCATCTCATAAATGAGTACTATCAACAGATTCCTGAAGGAAAAATATTGGAGTAAATGACAATATCGAAGTCATGAAATTAAGTGAGGTTGAATGGGTCATTTTCTTTTACGCTCAAAACCTGAGTTCTATCAAAAAAATTCCTGAACGAATATTATTAGGAGCTGCATGAAGAAATGGGAGAAAATGACAGAATGGGTGCATGGAAGGAACGGCTGGACTTGGCGTTCCAGTGGACCAATCTGCTGGTGCTTAGCAAACCAGATTTCTCTAAACCAGGCACAAACACTGAAACACTGAATACCTAAATGCTCTACAAGACCAAAATGAGCCACCAGTTGAGTTCAGCCCCTTCCCCACCATAGCTGAGTGCCACCAGTTGATATTAGGGAGTAAACACATTGCAGCTGAAAAAGGACTTGTAAACTGATTTTTGCTGAGAAAACGCCCTTCAGGCTCCCAAAACCACTTTCAAGAATCGCTCCTGTTGGGACCGAGTTGGATGTCAGATAATACTCCCACGGCCCAAGGATTTTGCATGATAACCCTAATATTAATCTGTTTCCTAATATATTTTGACCCAACTGTTATTGACCAGAGCATCAGCAACTCTCCTCTTTGCTTGGCCGAATTGAACAGACAGAGGGGAAGATGTCAACAACAATTTCTTCAACCATCTGTCGGTCCAAAAGAAGGTTTTGCAGCATTGAGGATATGTCGTCCTCGACCATCAAGAGGAGTTGCAGGCAAGTTGTAGGCTCGATCTTCAGACGTACGCAACCTCCAAGCCCATCTATCTAATTTTCAGCGCTGAGTTCATGATTTCCTGATGAGTATGCCAAGCCCACC is a window encoding:
- the LOC123043635 gene encoding subtilisin-like protease, yielding MGSFTNLSVPFLLLAILFPTLALCYINPAATSVHQNATKPSAYRAYIVLVEPPRSNAGEDAHRQWHKSFLPSLLAGESNESRLLHSYTEVFSGFAVRLTDAELDTVAKKPGFVRAFPDRTLQLMTTHTPEFLGLRNDTGFWSQAGYGKGVVIGLLDTGIYATHPSFNDHGVPPPPARWKGSCKAARCNNKLIGAKSFIKGVDSGDGEGHGTHTSSTAAGNFVTGASYHGVGVGKGTAAGIAPSAHIAMYKVCDSRGCEESAVLAGLEEAIKDGVDVLSFSLGGTMSPIYDQDPIAIGAFSAMSKGILMVCAAGNDGPDLFSVTNVAPWLLTVAAGSVDRSFGAGVNLGNGKTIDGEALTQKASPSSKSYPLIYSEERRYCNYSDDSGITGKILVCENTKSETQQSNVRRIVGAGASGVVLFNDEISGYTTIVRDYNSSVVQVTASDGGILKAYAASSKSSSVASLTYNNTLFGVRPAPVVPFFSSQGPSFTNLNILKPDILAPGLNILAAWPPSTASGQGPFNIISGTSMATPHVSGVAALIKSIHPDWSPAAIKSAILTTSDIVNSTGGSILDEQHRKAGVFDIGAGHVNPVRAADPGLVYDRSVTEYAGYICWFLGDSGLATIVRNSSLTCGMLPKVQHAQLNYPTITVLVSSTLLTVNRTVTNVGPADSTFKAKVAVPRSLTVRVSPETLSFSKIGEKKTFSVSVSGDLGKEELYEEGSLSWVSERHVVRSPIVALPASSS